The following coding sequences lie in one Lolium perenne isolate Kyuss_39 chromosome 2, Kyuss_2.0, whole genome shotgun sequence genomic window:
- the LOC127336964 gene encoding shikimate kinase 3, chloroplastic, which produces MDASRCLGATPRAWAGHQNLHGFPPATVPAVRLTPEKPAWRPLVWGSDSRRSTDPIRGAGLKSAGTDRVHYSADEALVLKQKAEDVLPYLNDRCVYLVGMMGSGKTTVGKIIAEVLGYSFFDSDKLVEQAVGIPTVAEIFQVHSEAFFRDNESEVLRDLSSMHRLIVATGGGAVIRPINWNYMKKGLTIWLDVPLDALARRIVAVGTASRPLLHQESGDPYTKAYVKLTNLFEKRMDSYANADARVSLEDIAFKQGHNDVNVLTPSVIAIEALLKMESFLTQKAMVRN; this is translated from the exons ATGGACGCCAGTAGGTGTCTCGGGGCGACGCCCCGTGCCTGGGCTGGACACCAAAATCTGCACGGCTTCCCTCCGGCGACAGTGCCGGCAGTGAggctcacaccggagaagccggcgtggcggccgcttGTTTGGGGCTCCGATTCGCGGAGGAGCACCGACCCAATCCGTGGCGCCGGACTGAAATCGGCAG GTACTGACAGAGTCCATTATTCTGCTGATGAAGCTCTCGTACTAAAG CAAAAAGCGGAGGATGTGCTCCCTTACTTGAATGACCGCTGTGTCTATCTAGTTG GAATGATGGGTTCCGGCAAAACTACAGTTGGGAAGATAATAGCTGAAGTACTAGGCTATTCATTCTTTGACAG TGATAAGCTGGTTGAGCAGGCAGTTGGTATACCAACCGTTGCTGAGATTTTTCAGGTCCATAGTGAAGCATTCTTCAGAGATAACGAG AGTGAGGTACTAAGGGATTTGTCATCAATGCATCGATTAATTGTTGCGACTGGAGGTGGTGCGGTGATACGACCAATCAATTG GAATTATATGAAGAAAGGGCTCACTATCTGGTTAGATGTTCCATTAGATGCGCTTGCAAGAAGGATTGTTGCAGTGGGTACAGCTTCACGGCCCCTCTTGCATCAGGAGTCTGGTGATCCTTATACAAAG GCCTATGTGAAGCTCACAAACCTTTTTGAAAAAAGGATGGACTCATATGCTAATGCAGATGCCAGAGTTTCCCTTGAAG ATATCGCATTCAAACAAGGACATAATGATGTGAATGTACTTACACCGAGTGTCATCGCTATTGAG GCATTGCTAAAGATGGAGAGCTTTCTTACCCAGAAGGCCATGGTGAGAAACTGA